The Paenibacillus sp. BIC5C1 DNA segment TACGTCGTCTACGCTGAATGCAATTGCACTAGGACCTGTCAGTACTTCGTTAAGTTCTGTCAGTTCTGCTGCAGCTGCTGCGCGGCGAAGCAACGAGTTTTTCAGCACTTGGAATTCGATTCCGGCTTCACGAAGCTGCTTACGCAGCTCAGTTACTTGGGCAACGTTCAAACCGCGATAGTCAACAACAACGCTAGTAGCGCTCTCGCGCAATTTTGCTGTTACTGCATCAACGGACTCTTGTTTTGCTTGAATCACTTTTGCGTTTGCCAAACTGTACACCTCCTGATCAAATTTATCCCATTAAGAAAAGCCTCCGTAGAATCACGAAGGCTTGATATATACTCATAACCGATTTTCATCGTTCTAAGTTCTATAATCACACCTCGGCAGGAAATTAAGCCATAATGGCACCTACTGTCTACGGTAAGCATATTCAAATGTCAACGGTCAGTCACTCGGACTCACAACTTTTATAGATTATCAGAACAGGACAAGCCTGTCAAGTGATATTATCTAAAAGAAGCTGCGTTCACGCGTGCACCAGGGCCCATCGTGGAAGAAAGACTTACATTCTTCAGATAAACACCTTTTGCTGCCGCCGGTTTAGCACGAGTCAAAGCATCCATGAGAGCTTTAAGGTTCTCATTCAATTGCTCTGCCGAGAAAGAAGCTTTACCGATCGGTGCATGAATTTGACCTGCACGATCCAGACGATATTCGATTTTACCGGCTTTAATTTCTTGAACAGCCTTGGATACATCGAAAGTTACCGTTCCGGCTTTAGGGTTAGGCATCAGACCTTTACCGCCGAGCAGTCGGCCCAATTTACCTACTTCACTCATCATATCCGGTGTCGCTACGCAGACGTCGAATTCGAACCAGCCTTGTTGGATTTTGTTGATCATGTCTGCATCACCAACATAGTCCGCGCCAGCCGCTTCCGCTTCTTTCGCTTTGTCACCTTTTGCAAATACCAATACGCGTTGTGTTTTACCTGTGCCGTGTGGCAAGACAACAACACCACGTACTGCCTGGTCTTGTTTACGTGGGTCAACGCCCAAGCGTACTGCTGCTTCGATTGTTTCATCGAATTTTGCAGTGGCTGCCTTTTTCACAAGCTCTACAGCTTCTGAAGGCTCGTAAGTTGCTTCGCTGTCAATCAGCTTAGCAGCTTCCAGGTATTTTTTACCGTGTTTAGCCATGTTATATTCCTCCTTTGTGGTGTTAGCGGATATACCTCCCACATCAACCGGCCGCGAATCGGCCGGCTTTACGAAGCCATGTTTCAGATGAAAAATTAGTCTTCGATGGTGATACCCATGCTGCGGGCAGTACCTTCGACCATACGCATTGCAGACTCAACGTCAGCAGCATTCAGGTCAGGCATTTTTGTTTCCGCGATTTGACGTACCGCATCACGTTTAACGGTAGCGACTTTTTTCTTGTTCGGTTCGCCGGATCCTTTTTCTACTTTAGCTGCCACTTTCAACAGAACTGCTGCTGGTGGAGTTTTAGTAATGAAAGTAAAGGAACGGTCTTCGAATACTGTGATTTCAACAGGAATAATCAATCCCGCTTGATCGGCTGTACGAGCGTTGAACTCTTTACAGAATGCCATGATGTTGACACCTGCTTGACCCAAAGCTGGACCTACCGGAGGCGCTGGATTCGCTTTACCTGCTGGAATTTGCAGTTTTACCATTTTGATTACCTTTTTTGCCATGATTGACACCTCCTTGCAAAATAGTGGTTAACGGGCCTCTCAGCCCTCCCACAAGAAACTTGAAGAGACTATATCTTCTCCACTTGCGTGTATTCCAACTCAAGCGGTGTTTCCCGTCCAAACATGTTCACGTGCACTTTCAACTTGCTTTTGTCTACCAAAATTTCTTCCACGGAGCCCACAAAATTCGCAAAAGGACCAACTTTAATACGTACGGATTCCTTAATATCGAATTCAATTTTAGGCTTCGGCTCAACCATGCCCATGTGCTTCAGAATTTGTTCCACTTCTTCAGGCAGCAAGGCTGTTGGTTTGGACCCGGAACCTGTCGAACCGACAAATCCCGTAACACCTGGCGTGTTGCGAACAACATACCAAGAGTCATCCGTCTGGACCATTTCCACCAAGACATATCCGGGGTAAACTTTACGCATAACGGTTTTTTTCTTACCGTCTTTGTTTACCACTTCTTCTTCCATAGGAACAAGAACGCGGAAAATCTTGTCTTCCATGCCCATGGACTCTACGCGTTTTTCCAAATTGGCTTTGACCTTATTCTCATACCCTGAATAGGTATGAACGACGTACCATCTTTTTTCCATATCAAGCCACCTGGGACCCTTCTTAAATAATCGCTTCGATCACAGCGGAGATGCCGATATCAACGACCCAAAAAAACAGCGTCATAACCACAACAGTACCAAGAACGATCAATGTGTAGTTGGTCAGCTCTTTACGATTAGGCCAGCGAACTTTTTTAAGTTCAGCCCAGCTTTCAGAGAAAAAGGAAATCAGAGATTTGAAACTACGTTTCACGCCGACTACACCTCCAAAAAACTATCTGGTTTCGCGATGAGAAGTCTGCTCGTTACAAAACTTGCAAAATTTCTTCATCTCCATGCGGTCGGGGTGATTACGCTTGTTTTTTGTCGTAGTGTAATTTCTTTGTTTGCAGTTAGTACAAGCCAAAGTAATAATTACCCGCATGATGTACACCTCCCGAAGACTTCCACATTCAAGCGGAGTCTCTAAATTGATCCTAAAAAAAAGCCGCGAATTTAGGCCTACCTAAAACACTTTATCATAAGGGTATAACCATGTCAATGAAAGAATAGCCTTTCATCAATGGGTAAAAAGTTCCTATCAAACATATTCAGTTTCTCATCTCTGTTTTTCTCTTCTCCTGCATGGACCAAGCGATTACTAGTATAATCATTCTTTAACTTTATAAACTTGAGGCAGCAAAAAAAGACTCAAACCCCGAGCCTTTTCCGTCAACGACAACATGTGTTCAATTATCTCGAACTTCCAGGTACTTTTCAAGTTTACGCTTTACGCGCTGAAGTGCATTATCAATGGACTTTACATGCCTGTCCAAATCCACTGCAATCTCTTGATAAGATCTCCCGTCCAGATACAACATCAATACTTTACGTTCCAGATCACTCAGAATCTCAGACATCTTATCTTCCAGGCCCACAAACTCTTCCTGATTGATGATAAGTTCTTCCGGATCGCTGACCTGTGTTCCACAAATCACATCGAGTAACGTACGATCGGACTCTTCGTCATAAATAGGTTTGTCCAGTGATACATAAGAATTAAGCGGAATATGCTTCTGACGTGTTGCTGTCTTGATTGCCGTAATAATCTGTCGTGTAATACACAACTCGGCGAAGGCTTTGAAAGAAGCGAGCTTGTCCCCTTTAAAATCCCTAATGGATTTATAGAGTCCAATCATTCCTTCTTGAATGATATCTTCCCGGTCAGCCCCAATCAGAAAATAAGATCTTGCCTTGGCGCGTACAAAGTTACGATATTTGTTAATCAAAAACTCCAGCGCTTCGCTTTCACCTTCACGGACCGCTTCGACAATGTCTTCGTCACTTTGGTAATCATACTTGGATAACATGATATCTTTGAGGTCGACACTCACAGACAATCCCTCCGGCTGCAACGCAAGGTACCCCGTTACTCTACTCTATGAAATATAGGATCAGTATATATGATGGTACCTCACACCGTCAACCACGCTCTGCCTAAAAAAGAACATCAATAACATAATTGTCAAGAGTTTCAAAATTCTAATTTTTGTAAAACTGTGCTGTTATTCCCGGCGCCATCGTTCAAACTGCTTCAAAACGTCCGGACTTAACTTGCCACCGAGTGTATTTCGTGTTGTTTTAGCCTGATCTTCTTCCAGACGTTTCTGTAGCTCTTTTTCGTTCTGCTCTACTTCGATCAGCAATTCCCTTGCGGATACACGCAGAGCTCCCTGTCCAAAAATGACATGCTGCTCTACCATATCGCTTGTAGCCACATAGATTTGGCGTCTTCGCGTGCTTAGTTCCCGAACGAGTCTCTCAATGCATTCGTCTGCCGTCTCTTTTTCCTTTGTAAAAAAGATCTGCACTTTGCTCTGTGTAAAGGATTTACCGAGGCCAGGCACGAGGTAGGCGTCAAAAACAACAATGACTCTCCGGCCGGAGAAAGCCTGATAGTCGGCAAGTCGAGAGAGCAGCCTGTTGCGGGCCTCCTCTAATCCACTCTCCGCCAATCTGGATAGCTCTGGCCAGTCACCAATCATGTTGTACCCGTCTACAAGAAGCACATCACGGGAATCAGCCATACCTTCTAGTCCTGCGCTTGGCGCGAGCGGAGCACTTCATACATGACAACACCCGCTGCCACGGAAGCATTCAGGGAATTAATCTGACCTTGCATCGGCAATTTGATCAACACATCGCATTTCTCACGAATGAGTCGTCCCATTCCCTTGTTTTCGTTTCCGATCACGAGAGCTACCGGGCCTGTAAAGACTCCGTTACCAAACACGCTCTCCTGAGCAGCCACATCGGTACCTACAACCCACACGCCCTCTTCCTTGAGACGGTCAATGGTTTGACCCAAATTGCTTACACGAGCCACTGGCACATACTCCACCGCACCTGCTGATGTTTTGGATACAGTCACTGTAACTGCAGCTGAACGCCGTTTAGGTACAATGACACCATGTGCACCTGTGCAGTCAGCCGTCCGCAAAATCGATCCAAGATTATGTGGATCTTCAATCTCATCCAACAAAATCAAAAATGGATGTTCATTTTTTGCAGCCGCTGCAGCAAGAATGTCTTCAACTTCCACATAAGCGTAAGGAGCCGCTTGTGCTACCACGCCCTGGTGTTGAATGCCTGGAACCGTTTGATCCAGTTTACGCTTGTCCACGTGTTGAATGACAATCCCTAGTTTTTTTGCTTCCGCGATAATGGGCTG contains these protein-coding regions:
- the rlmB gene encoding 23S rRNA (guanosine(2251)-2'-O)-methyltransferase RlmB, producing MEEEWIAGKHSVTEALRSGRTINKIWIADTAQKHLTQPIIAEAKKLGIVIQHVDKRKLDQTVPGIQHQGVVAQAAPYAYVEVEDILAAAAAKNEHPFLILLDEIEDPHNLGSILRTADCTGAHGVIVPKRRSAAVTVTVSKTSAGAVEYVPVARVSNLGQTIDRLKEEGVWVVGTDVAAQESVFGNGVFTGPVALVIGNENKGMGRLIREKCDVLIKLPMQGQINSLNASVAAGVVMYEVLRSRQAQD
- the rplJ gene encoding 50S ribosomal protein L10 gives rise to the protein MANAKVIQAKQESVDAVTAKLRESATSVVVDYRGLNVAQVTELRKQLREAGIEFQVLKNSLLRRAAAAAELTELNEVLTGPSAIAFSVDDVVAPAKILNDFAKKNDALELKGAVVEGRVIGVQEVKALAELPSREGLLSMLLSVLQAPVRNFALAVKAVAEKEEQGA
- a CDS encoding NYN domain-containing protein; translated protein: MADSRDVLLVDGYNMIGDWPELSRLAESGLEEARNRLLSRLADYQAFSGRRVIVVFDAYLVPGLGKSFTQSKVQIFFTKEKETADECIERLVRELSTRRRQIYVATSDMVEQHVIFGQGALRVSARELLIEVEQNEKELQKRLEEDQAKTTRNTLGGKLSPDVLKQFERWRRE
- the secE gene encoding preprotein translocase subunit SecE, translated to MKRSFKSLISFFSESWAELKKVRWPNRKELTNYTLIVLGTVVVMTLFFWVVDIGISAVIEAII
- the rpmG gene encoding 50S ribosomal protein L33, with amino-acid sequence MRVIITLACTNCKQRNYTTTKNKRNHPDRMEMKKFCKFCNEQTSHRETR
- the sigH gene encoding RNA polymerase sporulation sigma factor SigH gives rise to the protein MSVDLKDIMLSKYDYQSDEDIVEAVREGESEALEFLINKYRNFVRAKARSYFLIGADREDIIQEGMIGLYKSIRDFKGDKLASFKAFAELCITRQIITAIKTATRQKHIPLNSYVSLDKPIYDEESDRTLLDVICGTQVSDPEELIINQEEFVGLEDKMSEILSDLERKVLMLYLDGRSYQEIAVDLDRHVKSIDNALQRVKRKLEKYLEVRDN
- the rplK gene encoding 50S ribosomal protein L11, encoding MAKKVIKMVKLQIPAGKANPAPPVGPALGQAGVNIMAFCKEFNARTADQAGLIIPVEITVFEDRSFTFITKTPPAAVLLKVAAKVEKGSGEPNKKKVATVKRDAVRQIAETKMPDLNAADVESAMRMVEGTARSMGITIED
- the rplA gene encoding 50S ribosomal protein L1; translation: MAKHGKKYLEAAKLIDSEATYEPSEAVELVKKAATAKFDETIEAAVRLGVDPRKQDQAVRGVVVLPHGTGKTQRVLVFAKGDKAKEAEAAGADYVGDADMINKIQQGWFEFDVCVATPDMMSEVGKLGRLLGGKGLMPNPKAGTVTFDVSKAVQEIKAGKIEYRLDRAGQIHAPIGKASFSAEQLNENLKALMDALTRAKPAAAKGVYLKNVSLSSTMGPGARVNAASFR
- the nusG gene encoding transcription termination/antitermination protein NusG, encoding MEKRWYVVHTYSGYENKVKANLEKRVESMGMEDKIFRVLVPMEEEVVNKDGKKKTVMRKVYPGYVLVEMVQTDDSWYVVRNTPGVTGFVGSTGSGSKPTALLPEEVEQILKHMGMVEPKPKIEFDIKESVRIKVGPFANFVGSVEEILVDKSKLKVHVNMFGRETPLELEYTQVEKI